The following proteins are co-located in the Panthera tigris isolate Pti1 chromosome F2, P.tigris_Pti1_mat1.1, whole genome shotgun sequence genome:
- the TRMT12 gene encoding tRNA wybutosine-synthesizing protein 2 homolog, producing MAAATSPRQRRRICPQAHQPFVPACHFYFTSGSGGRCARSSSCRCCGGDPGAGEWSLSESRGGTRREWGTSNMEREGGKNAAVVAVVTEPRFTQRYREYLEKQKLLDRQHRVAKMPDGTVALPVLGEALREQHLRELRNCVAPGSTCIVTQLLDPVPSKKAQSCAPAQRLCLEVSRWVEGRGVTWSAELEADLPRSWQRHGNLLLLSEDCFQAKQWKNLEPELWETVASALGVRRVAKRGRVSPDGTRTPAVTLLLGDHGWVEHVDNGIRYKFDVTQCMFSFGNITEKLRVASLPCAREVLVDLYAGIGYFTLPFLVHAGAAFVHACEWNPHAVVALRTNLEINGVAHRCQIHFGDNRKLKLSNIADRVNLGLIPSSEEGWPIACQVLKQDAGGILHIHQNVESFPGKNLQPLGSSEMEKEHWPYPQQIITNQGTNGATGDSRRKTLPAATKPEWQRWAESAETRIATLLQQVHGKPWKTQILHIQPVKSYAPHVDHVVLDLECRPCPLVG from the coding sequence ATGGCGGCAGCAACGTCTCCACGGCAACGGCGACGCATTTGTCCGCAAGCGCATCAACCTTTTGTTCCGGCCTGCCATTTTTACTTCACTTCCGGCTCCGGCGGGCGGTGTGCGCGCAGCTCTTCCTGTCGCTGCTGCGGTGGAGATCCCGGTGCTGGTGAGTGGAGTCTGAGTGAGTCTCGCGGAGGGACTCGGAGAGAATGGGGCACCAGCAACATGGAAAGGGAAGGTGGGAAGAACGCGGCTGTTGTCGCAGTTGTGACTGAGCCTCGGTTTACCCAGCGATACAGGGAATATCTCGAGAAGCAGAAACTCTTGGATAGACAGCACCGTGTGGCAAAGATGCCGGATGGCACCGTGGCGCTACCCGTGCTGGGCGAGGCTCTCCGTGAACAGCACCTGCGGGAGCTGAGGAATTGTgtggccccaggcagcacctgtATAGTAACCCAGCTCCTGGATCCTGTTCCCTCCAAGAAGGCTCAGAGTTGTGCACCTGCCCAAAGGCTGTGTCTTGAAGTGAGTCGCTGGGTAGAGGGCCGGGGAGTGACGTGGTCAGCTGAGTTGGAGGCTGATTTGCCCCGATCTTGGCAGCGACATGGTAACCTCTTGTTGCTGAGTGAAGACTGTTTCCAAGCCAAGCAGTGGAAAAATCTGGAACCAGAACTCTGGGAGACTGTTGCGTCGGCCCTTGGCGTCCGTCGTGTGGCCAAACGAGGGCGGGTATCACCAGACGGCACTCGAACACCAGCCGTGACTCTGCTGCTGGGCGACCATGGCTGGGTAGAGCATGTCGATAATGGGATCCGATATAAGTTTGACGTGACCCAGTGCATGTTCTCCTTCGGAAACATCACCGAGAAGCTTCGAGTGGCATCGCTGCCCTGTGCCAGAGAGGTGCTGGTGGATCTCTACGCAGGGATTGGCTATTTTACGTTGCCCTTCCTGGTCCATGCTGGTGCCGCCTTCGTCCACGCCTGTGAGTGGAACCCCCATGCTGTAGTTGCCCTGAGAACTAATCTTGAGATCAATGGAGTGGCACATCGGTGCCAAATACACTTTGGGGATAACAGAAAACTGAAGCTCTCAAACATTGCAGACAGGGTGAACCTGGGGCTGATTCCCAGCTCTGAAGAAGGCTGGCCCATTGCCTGCCAGGTGCTAAAACAGGATGCTGGGGGCATTTTGCATATCCACCAAAATGTGGAATCTTTCCCAGGGAAGAATCTCCAGCCTCTTGGAAGCAGTGAAATGGAGAAGGAGCATTGGCCTTATCCTCAGCAAATTATCACCAACCAAGGGACAAATGGAGCTACCGGGGATTCTAGGAGAAAGACACTGCCAGCAGCCACCAAACCAGAGTGGCAGAGGTGGGCAGAATCTGCAGAAACTCGTATTGCCACCCTTCTGCAGCAGGTGCATGGGAAACCATGGAAGACACAAATCCTGCACATCCAACCAGTGAAATCCTACGCTCCCCATGTGGACCACGTAGTCTTGGATCTGGAATGCCGCCCCTGCCCTCTAGTTGGCTAG